Within the Pseudomonas chlororaphis subsp. aurantiaca genome, the region GTCCCGGCGAGATGCTCGGCACCCGCCAGACCGGCCTGCTGCAATTCAAGGTCGCCGACCTGATGCGTGACGCCGACTTGCTGCCGGCCGTGCGCGATGCCGCCCAGGCCTTGCTGGAGCGCTGGCCGCATCACGTCAGCCCGCTGCTGGAACGCTGGCTGCGCCACGGGCAGCAATACGGCCAAGTGTGAGCAGCGTCTCAGTTAAGGGGCGAATGCCCCGATCAAGCTGGTTATACTCCTGAAATTGTTTGAAAACGGATACAGACCATGACAGAAGTTGCCCTCGCCACCGCAGCCCCGCACGCTCCGTCTGTAATCCGGCTGCTGCTCGGCAAACTGAACATCGGCTTCACGGAAGTCCTCGACCACCCGGGCCTGCCAGCCGCGCGCAAGGTACAGGCCGTCCTGCTGGACGACGCCGTCGGCGCGCTGATGGTGCTGTTCCCGCAGAGCCAACTGCTGGACCTCAATCGCCTCGCCGAACTGACCGGCCGCCGCCTGACCGCTGTCTCCACGGAACGCCTGGAGCGCATGCTCGGCAAACACAACCTGAGCCTGCTGCCCGGCCTGCCGGCGCTCACCAGCTCGCCCTGCCTGTATGAAGAAAGCCTGCTGCGCGAGCCGCACCTGCTGATCAACTCCGGCGAGCCGGGCCTGCTGCTGGAAATCACCAGCGACGCCTTCAAGAGCATGCTGAGCAAGGCCAGCGCCGGCAACTTCGGCGAAGCCCTGAGCAGCATCCGCCCGAACCTCGACCGCCCGGATGACGACCGCGAGGAAATCACCCAGGCCATGCAGGCCTTCACCGCCCGGCGCATCCAGCAACGCCTGGAGGCGACCATCGAGATTCCGCCGCTCGCCGAAACCGCGCAGAAGATCATCAAGCTGCGGGTCGACCCCAACGCCACCATCGACGACATCACCGGCGTGGTGGAAACCGACCCGGCCCTGGCCGCGCAAGTGGTGAGCTGGGCGGCTTCGCCCTATTACGCTTCGCCGGGCAAGATCCGCTCGGTGGAAGACGCCATCGTCCGCGTGCTGGGCTTCGACCTGGTGATCAACCTGGCGCTGGGCCTGGCCCTGGGCAAGACCCTGAGCCTGCCCAAGGACCACCCGCAACACAGCACGCCGTACTGGCAGCAGTCGATCTACACCGCCGCCGTCATCGAAGGCCTGACCCGCGCCATGCCGCGCGCCCAGCGCCCGGAAGCTGGCCTGACCTACCTCGCCGGCCTGCTGCACAACTTCGGCTACCTGCTGCTGGCCCACGTCTTCCCGCCGCACTTCTCGCTGATCTGCCGCCACCTGGAGGTCAACCCGCACCTGTGCCACAGCTACGTCGAACAGCACCTGCTGGGCATCAGCCGCGAGCAGATCGGCGCTTGGCTGATGCGCTACTGGGATATGCCGGACGAGTTGTCCACCGCCCTGCGCTTCCAGCACGACCCGAGCTACGACGGCGCCTACGCCGAATACCCGAACCTGGTGTGCCTGGCCGTACGCCTGCTGCGCAGCCGTGGCATCGGTTCCGGCCCCGTCGAAGACATCCCTGACGCCCTGCTCGAACGCCTCGGCCTGTCCCGCGACAAAGCCGAAGACGTGGTCAGCAAAGTCCTGGAAGCCGAAGTGCTGCTGCGCGAACTGGCCTCGCAGTTCAGCCAGCACTAACCCCCAGAAAAAAGCCCCGCTCCCGTAGGAGCGAGGCTTGCCCGCGATGAATCCACCTCGGTCTACCTGACCGGCCTCACGCCTTCGGCTTGGCCTTCTTCGGCTTCAGGTACTTGGTCAGCCCCTGGAACCAGATCACCAGCGCCGGGTTGCCCTTGATCTGGATCGACTTGTCCTGAATCCCGGTCATAAAGGCCAATTGCTTGTTCTTCGCCTGCATCGTGGCAAAACCATAGGCCGCGTCTTTAAAGGCAATGGCGAACGCCGGCTCGGGATAGACACCGGACTTGCTGGTAATCCGCTGGTCCTTCACCCGGAAATGCCGCGCCACCTTGCCGTCCAGCGTCTGCAGCTGGAACACCAGTTCCTTGTCACCCAACTGCTGCTGGAACGCAGGATTGGTCCGGCTGGCCTTGCCCATCAACAGCCCCATCATCCACAGCAGAAAACGAAATTTCATGCGCAAAGCCCCAAAGAAAAAATGAACGGCTGGCGCAGTGTAGCGGCTTCGGAGGGGAACGCCACCGTTATGCAGCGTTAAGGGAAGATGAACGCGTTATTGGTGATTATGACTGCCAAGTCACGCTCGTTTGCGAGCAGCCTTTATAAGTCGTCACGAAGAGACCTGCTCATAATCCTGTGAATCCTGAAACCTGCTCCAGCCTCATCCACTCCTGGGCCAGACAATAGCCAGCACTCCAGACAACAGGCTCAAGGCGAGCAGCACTTTGGCAACCAGGAACGCAACGTCGACGGAGTCGGAAATGCCCCCACTGCCGCTTGCCCCACCAGCAATGCCAGCCAGCCCGAGCAAAGCGCTGAATATCGAGATGGCAAGCAGCAAAATCGCCAGTACCGTGAATATCTTATGCATTGTGCGGCTCCTTTCTCGGGACAGCTCATCAATCCGTTTTGATACTTCGCATAGGCTCGTTGACGCTATTTTTTTCGGGATATTTCTCGTTGTGGGTTTTCCCCTAATAATCGTCATCACGTCCAGTTGGCTTCCAGTTGATGTCTTTGTCGGCGTGATAGCCCTGCACAGGGTTCGGTGGCAGCGGGTGATCTTTGGCCAGATTGGGAAAGCGCAAATCTGGATTTTTAGCAAGTTCCCTGGATACTTTGTAGTATGCATCTTCAGTCTTCTTGTCTTTATTATAAGAAAACTTACCATTTTGAAATACATCTTCTATTTCCATGGCACCTTTCCGCTCACCTAGAGCTGCAGCTCTTTGATAGTAATGCATGGAAACAGGATAGTTCTCATCCGCAATTTCATAATAAGACCCCAGTTTATAAGCTGCATCCGCATAACCCTGTTTCTCCGCGCACCTCAAGTACCCAAGCCCTACAACATCCTTTCTCTTATCATAGATATAAATATATCCGATTCTGGTTTGAGCTTGAGGACTTCCCAAATCTGCAGCCCTAATCAAGAACTGCACAGCGCTCCTGTCCGATCGCACAACACCAACCCCTCTTTGTGTCATTACGCTCATGTCGTAGTAACCCAGAGGAGCTTGCACCTGTATCATTTTCAGGTATAAATCAATCGCCTTGTTCGTATCCTTAGCAACCCCATCGCCACGCAAATATAGCTCTGCAAGATTGTGCATCGCTTTCCAATGGTTCTTTTCTACAGCCTGTTGGTACAGGCTGGCCACTTTGCTCCAGTCGGCCGGACGCTCTTTGCTAAGCACCCGAGCTTGTTTAAACCATTGGTCTGCTTGCTGGTCCAAGGGTGGAGCAGTGTCTTTTTCATGAACACACTTGAAATCGTATGCCATGGAAAAACCACTGCTGCCCAATAGCACAGCAGCCAGCAGTGCTTTAATAGTCGTCATCACGTCCGGTCGGCTTCCAGTTGATGTCTTTGTCGGCGTGATAGCCTTGAATAGGATGCGGTGGAAGTGGGTAGTCTTTGGCCAAATTAGGAAGTCGGAGATCAGGATCTTTATATAGCCGACTAGAGATATCACTGTAAGCACTTGCTATTTTTTCATTCTTCGCATAACCAAAGTCACCATCCCTGAAAGTATTTTCAATCAATAAAGAGCCTTTTTTCAAACCTAGAGCCGCAGCATTTTGATAATAGTGCATCGCAACAGGGTAGTTTTTATCTACTACTTTATAGTACGCAGCAAGCTCGTAATTCGCCTCAGCATCATTCTGATGCGCTGCGCAACGCAGATAGGACTCGCCGAGTTTATCTTTGTTTAATTCATATATATATATATTACCCAATCTAGTCTGCGCTAACGGGCTACCCAAGTCACTCGCCTTGAGCAAAAAGTTCATGGCATCTCTGTTTGACTGAACTACCCCAACACCTCTCTGAGTCATTACGCTCATATCATAATAACCTAGCGGAACCTGTAGTTTGACCATATGCAAATATAGATCGATGGCCTTGTTTGTATTTTTGGTTACGCCATCACCACGGAGATATAGCTCTGCCAAGTTATGCATTGCTTTCCAATGATCTTTATCTACTGCTTGCTGATAGAGACCAGCAATTTTTACCCAGTCAGGAAGTCTCTCTTTACTCATGCCCCTTGCCTGCTTGAACCATTGATCGGCCTGCTGATCAAGAGGGGGAGCCGTATTAATTTCATGGACACACTTGAATTCATCAGCCATAGCCGCTGCTCCAAAAAAACAAAAGAACAAAAAAGATAAATATTTAATCAAGGGCTTTTGCATAAGGTGTCACCACGTCCCAAAATCTGACCAAATTTCCATTAAGCGGTAAGTTTTTCTTCTGATTTCTCCAGTTATCAGTTACCACTTGTTCCCAATTTTCATAATCAAATGCAACGTTCTCACTTAAGCTGCTTTTACTCGTATTGATTGCTTTCCCCGAATGCATCCCCCACAACCGCTCCCGCCAGGTCCGGGTGGTTTGCGGGCTTGGCATGGCGATATTCAGTTCGGAGTCGGAGTTCAGACTGCGTTCGTTGATGTTGGCGGAGCCCAGGGTGAAGAACAGGTCGTCCACCAGCAGCAGCTTGCTGTGTACATAGATGGACTTGTACTGCGCCATGCCTTGTTCCGGGCCGAGGTGTTCGGTGATATCGCGTTCGGTCTGGCGTTGCTCGCGTGTCTTGGCAGTCGCAGTTTCGCCGCCGTCCTTGCAACTGACCAGGGTCGCGACAATGATTTTCAACCCCTTGGGCGGCAGCATCTCCGGCTCCAGCTCGCGAGCCGCGGCCTGGTTGTAGTGTTTGTTGGGGTCCATGGCCAGGAGTTCATCCGCACGACTCGGATCGATGCCCTGCTCATTCATTTGCGTCTGTACCTTGGCCAGTTCCTGATCGCGCGTCGGTGATGCGTCGCGGGCCTTCAGTTCGCGCTGGCGATAGGCAAGCTGGCGTTGATCGTAGAGCAGGTCGCGGTGGGCCAAAGGCATCAGTTCACCCTGACCAAGGGTGTCGAGCATCTCGTAGGTGGAACTGGAGAAGTGCCCGCTCTCCGGGTTGTTGGTGACCACGAACAGGTGCAGGTCCTGTTGTTTGCCGGCGGCGACGTAATCGGCGGCAACTTTCTTCAGGCGTTCGGCCAGCGGTTTGTAGCGGAAGTACTGGTTCTCGATATAGGCGTACTGATGCACATTGCCCAAAGCCTTTTCATATACCTCGAGAATGGTTTTTTCCGGGCCTTCTTCCGGTTGGGTCCGGCAAATCTGCGCGGGCTCTCCACCGTCACGAATCAGGCTCAGTGGTTTGACCGACGAGCGCTCGTGATTCAGGGTGCCCTTGAAGACCCGGCGTATCCAACTGCTGCTCTTGTCCCAGGCATTGCAGAAGTTGTGATTGAGGTCGAACAGCACCGGGCCGAGTACGTGCAGTGAGAGGTCCTGCCAGGGGCCGAAGCCCAGGTCGCGCTTGCCGGCTGCATCGTCGTAGGCGTGGGCGGTGGTGTCCCA harbors:
- a CDS encoding aminoacyl-tRNA deacylase and HDOD domain-containing protein — encoded protein: MTEVALATAAPHAPSVIRLLLGKLNIGFTEVLDHPGLPAARKVQAVLLDDAVGALMVLFPQSQLLDLNRLAELTGRRLTAVSTERLERMLGKHNLSLLPGLPALTSSPCLYEESLLREPHLLINSGEPGLLLEITSDAFKSMLSKASAGNFGEALSSIRPNLDRPDDDREEITQAMQAFTARRIQQRLEATIEIPPLAETAQKIIKLRVDPNATIDDITGVVETDPALAAQVVSWAASPYYASPGKIRSVEDAIVRVLGFDLVINLALGLALGKTLSLPKDHPQHSTPYWQQSIYTAAVIEGLTRAMPRAQRPEAGLTYLAGLLHNFGYLLLAHVFPPHFSLICRHLEVNPHLCHSYVEQHLLGISREQIGAWLMRYWDMPDELSTALRFQHDPSYDGAYAEYPNLVCLAVRLLRSRGIGSGPVEDIPDALLERLGLSRDKAEDVVSKVLEAEVLLRELASQFSQH
- a CDS encoding tetratricopeptide repeat protein, with the protein product MTTIKALLAAVLLGSSGFSMAYDFKCVHEKDTAPPLDQQADQWFKQARVLSKERPADWSKVASLYQQAVEKNHWKAMHNLAELYLRGDGVAKDTNKAIDLYLKMIQVQAPLGYYDMSVMTQRGVGVVRSDRSAVQFLIRAADLGSPQAQTRIGYIYIYDKRKDVVGLGYLRCAEKQGYADAAYKLGSYYEIADENYPVSMHYYQRAAALGERKGAMEIEDVFQNGKFSYNKDKKTEDAYYKVSRELAKNPDLRFPNLAKDHPLPPNPVQGYHADKDINWKPTGRDDDY
- a CDS encoding tetratricopeptide repeat protein, with the translated sequence MQKPLIKYLSFLFFCFFGAAAMADEFKCVHEINTAPPLDQQADQWFKQARGMSKERLPDWVKIAGLYQQAVDKDHWKAMHNLAELYLRGDGVTKNTNKAIDLYLHMVKLQVPLGYYDMSVMTQRGVGVVQSNRDAMNFLLKASDLGSPLAQTRLGNIYIYELNKDKLGESYLRCAAHQNDAEANYELAAYYKVVDKNYPVAMHYYQNAAALGLKKGSLLIENTFRDGDFGYAKNEKIASAYSDISSRLYKDPDLRLPNLAKDYPLPPHPIQGYHADKDINWKPTGRDDDY
- a CDS encoding phospholipase D-like domain-containing protein, coding for MTYLDQKLSISLEESAATLTSDWFAHKNNPLSPPRPAGNVVTPLVCGEEAFKKVYECIQAATKSIDLISWGFDPGLRLDRASTDSPSLGKLLRQKAESGVEVRVLIWNNRLAQLGENSVIGEGWSGAGGTSMGSGMTAGKPADTSALGEKRKKLLEKQQQEQARLEKLPANDEAGRRASRDRLIDIQQSLDALDSGYTKGRDSGGTVQAPNEQIETRDWYRWVHSREARNIEFRTRDFEFIGQLTYDDQNGLRMHWGRLAILWRLLKDESHDVPFMQMLALSLFPSHHQKTLVVDYMDPQKAEGLVMGHNLQRNYWDTTAHAYDDAAGKRDLGFGPWQDLSLHVLGPVLFDLNHNFCNAWDKSSSWIRRVFKGTLNHERSSVKPLSLIRDGGEPAQICRTQPEEGPEKTILEVYEKALGNVHQYAYIENQYFRYKPLAERLKKVAADYVAAGKQQDLHLFVVTNNPESGHFSSSTYEMLDTLGQGELMPLAHRDLLYDQRQLAYRQRELKARDASPTRDQELAKVQTQMNEQGIDPSRADELLAMDPNKHYNQAAARELEPEMLPPKGLKIIVATLVSCKDGGETATAKTREQRQTERDITEHLGPEQGMAQYKSIYVHSKLLLVDDLFFTLGSANINERSLNSDSELNIAMPSPQTTRTWRERLWGMHSGKAINTSKSSLSENVAFDYENWEQVVTDNWRNQKKNLPLNGNLVRFWDVVTPYAKALD